From one Ctenopharyngodon idella isolate HZGC_01 chromosome 15, HZGC01, whole genome shotgun sequence genomic stretch:
- the LOC127495108 gene encoding NACHT, LRR and PYD domains-containing protein 3-like isoform X12, with translation MDQPLKLSGDACPGLSLVQQERSDSSELSHVSVKKDRSIDPPLKLSGDTYPRLSEVFHSMEVWKRSDLPPLVPKKPSRLSFDFRRDSQLTEVLKSFRSNLLEQFKYLYERTTPHQRSHSLLNEIYTELYITESESGEISNEHEVRQIETQSRRAATEQTPIKCSDIFKTLPGQDKPIRTVLTKGVAGIGKTVSVQKFIVDWAEGKENQDIQLIFPLPFRGLNLMKDETLSLSDLLHFFFPIINKMKPFSGEYKIFFIFDGLDECRLSLDFQSNVRLCDVTESASVDMLLMNLIAGNLLPSALIWITSRPAAADLIPSECVHRVTEVRGFSDPQKDEYFRKRISDQSLAERIISHLKSSRSLHIMCHIPVFCWISATVLEKMLSEAESGEIPKTLTGMYTHFLILQTNIRHHEKDYEKNVTDEDMILKLGKVAFQQLVKGNLIFYEEDLRECGIDVTEALVYSGLCTQIFREEFGLYQGKVFSFVHLSIQEHLAALYKHLTFTESSINVFDQITKQRPKKALDWFQNAAEKYVSLSDLHQRAVDGALQSKNGHLDLFLRFLLGLSVKANQNLLQSLTTQTVSSSDSNEKTVEYIKKKIRSIKSPEKSINLFHCLNELGDYSLVEEMKYYLKYGTVRETKLSSSQWSAVVFVLLTSEEQLDEFNINHFFGGNNKSEKLEVFKKLLPVIKESRSVHLSDCGITAESCAALASTLSSNPSHLRELDLSDNNLGDSGVKHLSDVLKNPHCKLEILRMRNCGVTEKGCAALASALRSNPSHLRDLDLTDNNHISGSGVKWLSDVVQSPSCKLEKLWLINCGVTDESCSALALALKSTPSHLRDLNLSKNKIGNLGVKLLSNGLEDTHCKLEKLWLCECGVTEKGCAALASALRSNPSYLIELNMSGNKRGHPGVKLLYELKKDPHYTLEGLGQY, from the exons ATGGATCAACCACTAAAACTTAGTGGAGACGCATGTCCTGGTCTCAG TTTAGTCCAACAGGAGAGATCTGATTCATCAGAACTCAGCCATGTGTCTGTGAAGAAGGACCGCTCTATTGATCCACCATTAAAACTTAGTGGAGACACATATCCTCGTCTCAG TGAAGTCTTCCACAGCATGGAAGTATGGAAAAG GTCAGACCTGCCACCACTTGTCCCTAAGAAGCCATCAAGACTGAGTTTTGATTTCCG ccGTGACTCTCAACTCACTGAAGTCCTCAAATCATTTAGATCAAATTTGTTGGAACAGTTTAAGTATCTGTATGAGAGAACAACACCTCACCAAAGATCTCATTCACTCCTGAATGAGATTTACACAGAGCTCTACATCACAGAGAGTGAAAGTGGAGAGATCAGTAATGAGCATGAGGTGAGACAGATTGAGACTCAATCCAGGAGAGCAGCAACAGAACAAACACCAATCAAATGCAGTGACATCTTTAAAACTTTACCTGGacaagacaaacccatcagaactgtgctgacaaagggagtcgctggcattgggaaaacagtctctgtgcagaagttcattgtggactgggctgaagggaaaGAGAATCAGGACATCCAGCTCATATTTCCACTTCCTTTCAGAGGGCTCAACTTGATGAAGGACGAAACACTCAGTCTTTCAGATcttcttcatttctttttccccataataaacaaaatgaaaccatTCAGTGGTGAATATAAAATTTtcttcatctttgatggtctggatgagtGTCGTCTGTCTCTGGATTTTCAGAGCAATGTGAGGTTGTGTGATGTGACTGAATCAGCCTCAGTGGACATGCTACTGATGAACCTCATTGCGGGgaatctgcttccctctgctctcatctggatcacctccagaccagcagcagctgatCTCATCCCCTCTGAGTGTGTTCATCGAGTGACAGAGGTACGAGGCTTCAGTGACCCACAGAAGGATGAAtacttcaggaagagaatcagtgatcaGAGTCTGGCTGAGAGGATCATCTCACACCTGAAGTCATCAAGGAGCCTccacatcatgtgccacatcccagtgttctgctggatctcagccactgttctagagaagatgttgagtgaagcagagagtggagagattcccaagactctcacaggaatgtacacacacttcctTATCCTTCAGACCAAcatcagacatcatgagaaagACTATGAGAAGAACGTGACAGATGAAGACATGATCCTCAAACTGGGGAAAGTGGCTTTTCAGCAGCTTGTGAAAGGAAACCTGATCTTCTATGAGGAAGACCTGAGAGAGTGTGGCATTGATGTGACAGAAGCATTAGTGTACTCAGGAttgtgcactcagatcttcagagaggagTTTGGCTTGTATCAGGGGAAAGTCTTCAGCTTCGTTCATCTAAGCATTCAGGAACATCTAGCGGCTCTATATAAGCACCTCACTTTTACAGAAAGCAGCATAAATGTGTTTGACCAAATCACCAAACAAAGACCAAAAAAAGCTTTGGATTGGTTCCAGAATGCTGCAGAAAAATATGTTTCATTGTCTGATTTGCATCAGAGAGCTGTGGATGGGGCTCTACAGAGTAAAAATGGACATCTGGATCTTTTTCTGCGTTTCCTTCTGGGTCTGTCAGTAAAGGCTAATCAGAATCTCCTACAAAGTCTAACTACACAGACAGTAAGCAGCTCTGACAGCAATGAGAAAACAGTTGAGTACATCAAGAAAAAGATCAGGTCCATCAAATCTCCAGAGAaatccatcaatctgttccactgtctgaatgaactgggtGACTATTCATTAGTGGAGGAAATGAAATATTATCTGAAATATGGAACAGTAAGGGAAACCAAACTCTCTTCATCTCAGTGGTCAGctgtagtttttgtgttgttgacatcagaGGAGCAGCTGGATGAGTttaatattaatcatttttttgGAGGTAACAATAAATCTGAAAAACTGGAAGTTTTTAAGAAGTTGCTGCCCGTGATTAAAGAATCCAGATCAGTTCA CTTGAGTGATTGTGGAATCACAGCTGaaagttgtgctgctctggcttcaacactgagttcaaacccctcacacctgagagaactggatcTATCTGACAATAATCTAGGAGACTCAGGAGTGAAGCATCTCTCTGATGTACTAAagaatcctcactgtaaactggagatacTGAG GATGAGGAACTGTGGTGTAACAGAgaaaggttgtgctgctctggcttcagctctgagatcaaatcCCTCACACCTAAGAGATCTGGATCTGACTGATAATAACCATATAAGTGGTTCTGGAGTGAAGTGGCTCTCTGATGTAGTACAGAGTCCTagctgtaaactggagaaactaTG GTTGATTAATTGTGGTGTCACTGATGAAAGTTGCTCTGCTTTGGCTTTAGCTCTAAAATCAACCCCCTCACACTTGAGAGATCTGAATCTGTCTAAGAATAAAATAGGAAATTTAGGGGTGAAGCTACTCTCCAATGGACTGGAGGAtactcactgtaaactggagaaattGTG GTTGTGTGAGTGTGGTGTCACAGAgaaaggttgtgctgctctggcatcagctctgagatcaaacccttcataCCTGATAGAACTGAATATGTCTGGAAATAAACGAGGACATCCAGGAGTGAAACTGCTTTATGAACTAAAGAAAGATCCACATTATACACTGGAGGGACTAGGCCAATATT